In Aggregatibacter sp. 2125159857, one DNA window encodes the following:
- the lon gene encoding endopeptidase La — protein MRTKKSELQTIPVLPLRDVVVFPYMVMPLFVGRPRSIHSLDEAMNHGKQLLLVSQKQPELEEPGIDDLYDVGTIANIIQLLKLPDGTVKVLVEGQQRAQIYQLEDTGEHFQAQIKPIESTLGNKKELQVVHKAALDEFQNYVNLNKKVQPDILSALQQIENLEQLSDTLASHLPVSVAQKQTVLEMSNVVERFEYLLGVMQSEADLLQVEKRIRSRVKKQMEKSQRDYYLNEQIKAIQKELGEEENAISEIEQLRQKIEEARMPLEAREKAEAELQKLKMMSPMSAEATVVRSYIDWMIQVPWHKRTKVKKDLAKAQEILDADHYGLERVKERILEYLAVQTRLNQLKGPILCLVGPPGVGKTSLGQSIANATGRKYVRMALGGVRDEAEIRGHRKTYIGSLPGKLIQKMAKVGVKNPLFLLDEIDKMSSDMRGDPASALLEVLDPEQNAHFNDHYLEVDYDLSDVMFVATSNSMHIPTPLLDRMEVIRLSGYTEDEKLNIATRHLINKQMERNGLKAGELTIDDSAIVDIIRYYTREAGVRNLEREISKICRKAVKTLLLDKKLKSIKVTAKNLHDYLGVKRFEFGRADTQNRVGEVTGLAWTEVGGDLLTIETASVLGKGKLSYTGSLGDVMKESIQAAMTVVRARADKLGINPEFHEKRDIHIHVPDGATPKDGPSAGIAMCTALVSCLTGNPVKSEVAMTGEISLRGKVLPIGGLKEKLLAAHRGGIKTVIIPKDNVKDLEEIPENAKRDLNIHAVETIDEVLTIALENPPTGVEFVKLEPISTVKNSRRKKGIAPSAVN, from the coding sequence ATGAGAACAAAAAAATCAGAATTACAAACCATACCGGTATTGCCATTGCGCGATGTCGTTGTGTTTCCTTATATGGTGATGCCGTTATTTGTAGGGAGACCAAGATCTATCCACAGCCTTGATGAAGCAATGAATCACGGCAAGCAACTCTTGTTGGTATCGCAAAAGCAGCCGGAATTGGAAGAACCCGGTATTGATGATTTATACGATGTCGGCACCATTGCCAATATTATCCAGTTGCTCAAACTGCCGGACGGCACGGTGAAAGTGTTAGTGGAAGGACAGCAACGTGCACAGATCTATCAATTGGAAGATACCGGTGAACATTTTCAAGCGCAAATTAAGCCGATTGAAAGTACGCTTGGCAATAAAAAAGAATTACAAGTTGTTCACAAAGCAGCCTTAGATGAATTCCAAAACTATGTGAATTTGAACAAGAAAGTACAGCCGGATATTCTTTCCGCACTTCAACAAATTGAAAATTTGGAACAATTAAGTGACACCTTAGCCTCCCATTTACCGGTTTCCGTTGCTCAAAAACAAACCGTATTAGAAATGAGCAATGTGGTGGAACGTTTTGAGTATTTGCTGGGGGTAATGCAGTCCGAAGCGGATCTATTACAGGTGGAAAAACGCATTCGTAGTCGCGTGAAAAAACAAATGGAGAAAAGTCAGCGCGATTATTACTTAAACGAACAAATTAAAGCCATTCAAAAAGAGCTTGGCGAAGAAGAAAATGCGATAAGTGAAATTGAACAGCTTCGTCAGAAAATTGAAGAAGCAAGAATGCCTTTGGAAGCACGTGAAAAAGCCGAAGCTGAATTGCAAAAACTGAAAATGATGTCGCCAATGTCGGCTGAAGCCACCGTTGTGCGCAGTTATATTGACTGGATGATTCAAGTGCCTTGGCATAAACGCACCAAAGTGAAAAAAGATCTCGCTAAAGCACAAGAAATTTTAGATGCCGATCACTATGGTTTGGAGCGCGTGAAAGAGCGTATTTTGGAATACCTTGCCGTGCAAACCCGTTTAAATCAATTAAAAGGGCCAATTCTTTGCTTGGTAGGCCCTCCTGGTGTTGGTAAAACCTCTTTAGGACAATCTATTGCCAATGCAACAGGGCGTAAATATGTGCGCATGGCATTAGGCGGCGTACGTGATGAAGCAGAAATTCGTGGTCACCGTAAAACCTATATTGGTTCTTTGCCGGGTAAATTGATTCAAAAAATGGCAAAAGTCGGTGTAAAAAACCCGCTCTTTTTGTTAGATGAAATCGACAAAATGTCTTCTGATATGCGTGGCGATCCTGCCTCTGCATTATTAGAGGTATTGGATCCTGAACAAAATGCTCATTTCAACGATCATTATTTGGAAGTGGACTACGATTTATCCGATGTCATGTTTGTGGCGACCTCAAACTCCATGCACATTCCAACGCCATTATTAGATCGTATGGAAGTGATTCGTTTATCCGGTTATACGGAAGATGAAAAACTGAATATCGCCACTCGCCATTTGATCAACAAACAAATGGAACGCAACGGATTAAAAGCCGGTGAATTAACCATTGATGACAGTGCGATCGTGGATATTATCCGCTATTACACTCGTGAAGCCGGTGTGCGTAATTTAGAACGTGAAATATCAAAAATCTGCCGTAAAGCTGTAAAAACCTTACTGTTAGATAAGAAATTAAAATCCATCAAAGTGACGGCGAAAAATCTACACGATTACCTTGGCGTGAAACGCTTTGAATTTGGTCGTGCAGATACGCAAAATCGTGTCGGCGAAGTCACTGGTTTGGCATGGACGGAAGTCGGCGGCGATTTACTGACGATTGAAACTGCCTCAGTGCTAGGGAAAGGTAAACTCAGTTACACAGGCTCCTTGGGCGATGTCATGAAAGAATCCATTCAAGCGGCAATGACTGTCGTACGCGCCCGTGCAGATAAATTAGGCATTAATCCGGAATTCCACGAAAAACGCGATATTCATATTCACGTTCCGGACGGTGCGACACCAAAAGACGGCCCGAGTGCAGGGATTGCTATGTGTACCGCATTGGTGTCTTGTTTAACCGGTAATCCGGTAAAATCCGAAGTAGCGATGACCGGTGAAATCAGCTTACGTGGCAAAGTATTACCAATTGGCGGTTTAAAAGAAAAATTACTGGCTGCGCACCGTGGTGGTATTAAAACCGTCATTATTCCAAAAGATAATGTGAAAGATTTGGAAGAGATTCCGGAAAATGCTAAACGTGATTTGAACATTCACGCAGTAGAAACCATTGATGAAGTGTTAACCATTGCATTGGAAAATCCACCGACCGGTGTAGAGTTTGTCAAACTTGAGCCAATTTCTACGGTGAAAAATAGCCGCCGGAAGAAAGGTATTGCACCAAGTGCGGTCAATTAA